One window from the genome of Sphaerotilus microaerophilus encodes:
- a CDS encoding NIPSNAP family protein: protein MPTVYELTTLDIKVFSNAKVYEALQRSLPAAGGTLVGAFASDIGELSQVLLLRRFDSADALADARLAMLMATDPLGCGEWLVKLQSQSFALFPFLADPQPGAFGKWYEFRTYSLRQGVLAQTIEAWKDAVPKRTALSPMVGAFTALDGEQPRFLNIWAYHSVDARAQIRAEAVKQGVWPPVGGPANLTRMVSTLCAPLAFSPLK from the coding sequence ATGCCCACCGTCTACGAACTCACCACCCTCGACATCAAGGTCTTCAGCAACGCCAAGGTCTACGAGGCCCTGCAGCGCAGCCTTCCCGCTGCCGGTGGCACCCTGGTCGGCGCCTTTGCCTCGGACATCGGCGAACTCAGCCAGGTGCTGCTGCTGCGCCGCTTCGACAGCGCCGATGCGCTGGCCGACGCCCGCCTGGCGATGCTGATGGCCACCGACCCGCTGGGCTGCGGCGAGTGGCTGGTCAAGCTGCAGTCGCAGAGCTTCGCGCTCTTCCCCTTCCTGGCCGACCCGCAGCCGGGCGCCTTCGGCAAGTGGTACGAGTTCCGCACCTACAGCCTCCGCCAGGGCGTGCTGGCGCAGACCATCGAGGCCTGGAAGGATGCCGTGCCCAAGCGGACCGCGCTGTCGCCCATGGTCGGCGCCTTCACCGCGCTGGATGGCGAGCAGCCGCGCTTCCTGAACATCTGGGCCTACCACAGCGTGGACGCGCGCGCGCAGATCCGCGCCGAGGCGGTCAAGCAGGGCGTCTGGCCGCCGGTGGGCGGGCCGGCCAACCTGACCAGGATGGTCTCGACGCTGTGCGCGCCGCTGGCGTTCTCGCCGCTGAAGTGA
- a CDS encoding ABC transporter ATP-binding protein, translating to MSNDIAIEFDDVVAGYGEFMILNNLSLQARRGKITLLLGPNGAGKSTVLKTLFGLLKVRNGRIRLDGQDITGANAKQLLTEHGVAFVPQGRNLFGQLSVYENLELGGITLGMKTTHERIPEVLKLFPRVSERLHSAASSLSGGEQKQLEVGRALLLRPKVLLIDEPSIGLSPLVVQDVFRLLRKLADEQGVTVLMVEQNVKSALKMADEAIALESGRQVLHRPADELLADPHIERLFLGGAHTMASPDAATV from the coding sequence ATGTCCAACGACATTGCCATTGAGTTTGACGACGTGGTCGCCGGCTACGGCGAGTTCATGATCCTCAACAACCTGAGCCTGCAGGCCAGGCGCGGCAAGATCACACTGCTGCTGGGCCCCAACGGCGCGGGCAAGAGCACGGTGCTCAAGACGCTGTTCGGCCTGCTGAAGGTGCGCAACGGCCGCATCCGTCTGGACGGCCAGGACATCACCGGCGCCAACGCCAAGCAGCTACTCACCGAGCACGGCGTGGCCTTCGTGCCGCAGGGGCGTAACCTCTTTGGCCAGCTCTCGGTCTACGAGAACCTGGAGCTCGGCGGCATCACGCTGGGCATGAAGACCACGCACGAGCGCATCCCCGAGGTGCTCAAGCTCTTCCCCCGCGTGTCCGAGCGCCTGCACAGCGCGGCGTCGTCGCTCTCCGGCGGCGAGCAGAAGCAGCTGGAGGTCGGCCGCGCGCTGCTGCTGCGCCCGAAGGTGCTGCTGATCGACGAGCCCTCCATCGGCCTGTCGCCGCTGGTGGTGCAGGACGTCTTCCGCCTGCTGCGCAAGCTGGCCGACGAGCAGGGCGTGACCGTGCTGATGGTGGAGCAGAACGTCAAGAGCGCGCTGAAGATGGCCGACGAGGCCATCGCGCTCGAATCCGGCCGCCAGGTGCTGCACCGCCCCGCCGACGAGCTTCTGGCCGACCCGCACATCGAACGCCTCTTCCTCGGTGGCGCGCACACGATGGCAAGCCCGGACGCCGCCACGGTCTGA
- a CDS encoding ABC transporter substrate-binding protein — protein MPIIRRTLIGAACAVALTLPMLAQAQAIKIAGLYELSGAGASAGTMFKNGVDLAVKEINAAGGILGKKIEHSIADTQTNPGVAKGQAAKAIDDGAFAVFGPVFSGSIMVSMAETQRAEVPNFTGGEAAAITQKGNPYIFRTSFTQTTAMPKVAKYIATGLKAKTVAVMFVNNDFGKGGRDAITKALEANGVKVVADISTDSGQVDFSAPVLKAKNAGADALFVYTNEEESARALRELRKQGFTKPVVGETTLTGQKVIDLAGEAANGATAHVGLTVDAPNPLMLKFKAKFYQETKTIADHNGIKGYTGVYVLKAAIEKAGKLDRKAVAQAMKGLSVSAAKQPGVLLDVSFDDKGDLDRESFLVEVKDGKQVVKEVLPPLSRK, from the coding sequence ATGCCCATCATCCGTCGCACCCTGATCGGCGCCGCCTGCGCCGTCGCCCTGACCCTGCCGATGCTGGCCCAGGCCCAGGCCATCAAGATCGCCGGCCTGTACGAGCTCTCCGGCGCCGGAGCCAGCGCCGGCACGATGTTCAAGAACGGCGTCGACCTGGCGGTCAAGGAGATCAACGCCGCCGGCGGCATCCTGGGCAAGAAGATCGAGCACTCGATCGCTGACACCCAGACCAACCCGGGCGTGGCCAAGGGCCAGGCCGCCAAGGCGATCGACGATGGCGCCTTCGCGGTGTTCGGCCCGGTGTTCTCCGGCTCGATCATGGTGAGCATGGCCGAGACGCAGCGCGCCGAGGTGCCCAACTTCACCGGCGGCGAGGCGGCGGCGATCACGCAGAAGGGCAACCCCTACATCTTCCGCACCAGCTTCACGCAGACCACGGCGATGCCGAAAGTGGCCAAGTACATCGCCACCGGCCTGAAGGCCAAGACGGTGGCGGTCATGTTCGTCAACAACGACTTCGGCAAGGGGGGCCGTGACGCGATCACCAAGGCGCTGGAAGCCAACGGCGTGAAGGTGGTGGCCGACATCTCCACCGACAGCGGCCAGGTGGACTTTTCTGCCCCGGTGCTCAAGGCCAAGAACGCCGGTGCGGACGCACTGTTTGTTTACACCAATGAAGAAGAGTCCGCCCGCGCGCTGCGCGAGCTGCGCAAGCAGGGCTTCACCAAGCCCGTCGTCGGCGAGACCACGCTGACCGGCCAGAAGGTGATCGACCTGGCCGGCGAGGCCGCCAACGGCGCCACCGCGCACGTCGGCCTGACGGTGGACGCCCCGAACCCGCTGATGCTCAAGTTCAAGGCCAAGTTCTACCAGGAGACCAAGACCATTGCCGACCACAACGGCATCAAGGGCTACACCGGCGTGTACGTGCTCAAGGCCGCCATCGAGAAGGCCGGCAAGCTCGACCGCAAGGCCGTCGCCCAGGCGATGAAGGGCCTGAGCGTCAGCGCCGCCAAGCAGCCCGGCGTGCTGCTGGACGTGAGCTTCGACGACAAGGGCGACCTGGACCGCGAGAGCTTCCTGGTCGAGGTGAAGGACGGCAAGCAGGTGGTCAAGGAAGTGCTGCCCCCGCTGTCCAGGAAGTGA
- a CDS encoding shikimate dehydrogenase family protein encodes MDITGRTRVFMILGDPIAQVQAPALFNPIFRAQGIDAVLVPANISPADLGGFVQQVLRARNIDGLWLTIPHKAAVLPLLDRCDRLGRIAQAVNAVRRNADGTLEGALFDGEGFAKALDRFEVPVPGRRALIVGTGGAGMAIAVSLAERGAAAIALFDPDASRSTAAAERINAAFGSQPARVATTADAAGFDLVVQASPLGMDSRDALPLDPASVQPGAVVVDILMKNQPTPLLRACAQRGARVYPGFEMLNQQIPDYLRFFGLPVPADLTDRSSAAGVGISMPVPPPIGR; translated from the coding sequence ATGGACATCACCGGCCGCACCCGCGTCTTCATGATCCTCGGCGATCCGATCGCCCAGGTGCAGGCGCCCGCGCTCTTCAACCCGATCTTCCGCGCCCAGGGCATCGACGCGGTGCTGGTGCCCGCCAACATCAGCCCGGCCGACCTGGGCGGCTTCGTGCAGCAGGTGCTGCGCGCCCGCAACATCGACGGCCTGTGGCTGACCATCCCGCACAAGGCCGCGGTGCTGCCGCTGCTGGACCGCTGCGACCGCCTGGGCCGGATTGCGCAGGCCGTGAACGCGGTGCGCCGCAACGCCGACGGTACGCTGGAAGGCGCACTGTTCGACGGCGAGGGCTTCGCCAAGGCGCTGGACCGCTTCGAGGTGCCAGTGCCCGGCCGGCGCGCACTGATCGTTGGCACCGGCGGTGCGGGCATGGCGATCGCCGTGTCGCTGGCCGAGCGCGGCGCGGCGGCGATCGCCCTGTTCGACCCGGACGCCTCGCGCAGCACTGCCGCTGCCGAGCGGATCAACGCCGCCTTTGGCAGCCAGCCTGCGCGGGTGGCCACGACCGCGGATGCCGCCGGCTTCGACCTGGTGGTGCAGGCCTCGCCGCTGGGCATGGACAGCCGTGACGCGCTGCCGCTCGACCCGGCCTCGGTGCAGCCCGGCGCGGTGGTGGTGGACATCCTGATGAAGAACCAGCCCACCCCGTTGCTGCGCGCCTGTGCGCAGCGAGGCGCGCGGGTCTACCCCGGCTTCGAGATGCTGAACCAGCAGATCCCCGACTACCTGCGCTTCTTCGGCCTGCCGGTGCCGGCTGACCTCACCGACCGGTCGAGTGCCGCGGGGGTGGGGATCTCCATGCCCGTGCCACCACCGATCGGGCGCTAG
- a CDS encoding shikimate dehydrogenase family protein encodes MLDTYSGATRVLFIVGDPIAQVKSPAGVTRPLREAGADAIVVPAHVAPADLPDFFAMCRRMPNVDGIIVTVPHKFAALALCDDATPASHSIGAANAVRRSAGGGWFGDMCDGEGYVAGLRKAGCEPRGRRALLVGAGGAGSAIAHALVDAGVSSLALHEADVERREALAAKLRAYGPVVPEVGSADPSGFDLVINATPMGMREGDLLPVQVERLVPGTFVGCVVTQPVVPPLIAAARELGCATMTGAGMFEAVRERLVDFYLALYRPAA; translated from the coding sequence ATGCTGGATACCTACAGCGGCGCCACGCGCGTGCTCTTCATCGTCGGCGACCCCATTGCCCAGGTCAAATCGCCCGCGGGCGTTACCCGCCCGCTGCGCGAGGCCGGGGCGGACGCCATCGTCGTGCCGGCCCATGTGGCGCCGGCCGACCTGCCGGACTTCTTCGCGATGTGCCGGCGCATGCCCAACGTCGACGGGATCATCGTCACCGTGCCGCACAAGTTCGCGGCGCTGGCGCTGTGCGACGACGCCACGCCTGCCTCGCACTCCATCGGCGCGGCCAACGCGGTGCGCCGCAGCGCCGGCGGTGGCTGGTTCGGCGACATGTGCGATGGCGAGGGCTACGTCGCCGGCCTGCGCAAGGCCGGTTGCGAGCCGCGCGGCCGGCGTGCCCTGCTGGTCGGCGCGGGCGGGGCCGGCTCGGCCATCGCCCACGCGCTGGTGGACGCGGGCGTGTCCTCGCTGGCGCTGCACGAGGCCGATGTCGAGCGGCGCGAGGCCCTGGCCGCCAAGCTGCGCGCCTACGGCCCGGTGGTGCCCGAGGTCGGCAGCGCCGACCCGAGCGGCTTTGACCTGGTCATCAATGCCACGCCGATGGGCATGCGCGAGGGCGACCTGCTGCCGGTGCAGGTGGAGCGGCTGGTGCCGGGCACCTTCGTCGGCTGCGTCGTGACCCAGCCGGTGGTGCCGCCGCTGATCGCCGCAGCCCGCGAGCTTGGCTGCGCCACGATGACCGGCGCCGGCATGTTCGAGGCGGTGCGCGAGCGGCTGGTCGATTTTTACCTGGCCCTGTACCGTCCGGCCGCCTGA
- a CDS encoding NADPH-dependent 2,4-dienoyl-CoA reductase, with product MTLATYPHLLRPLDLGFTQLKNRVLMGSMHTGLEDGRDLTRLAAFLRERAEGDVGLIVTGGFSPNLVGQTKPFAGTLATSAAARRHQVVTRAVHEAGGKVALQILHAGRYAYHPLAVAPSRLKSPISPFKPLPLSSAGVERQIRAFVNCACKAREAGYDGVEIMGSEGYFINEFLSAATNQRHDAWGGDYSQRMRLPVEIVQRTREAVGPDFILIFRLSMIDLVPGGNSWEETVQLGTAVARSGATLINSGIGWHEARVPTIATSVPRAAFAWVTQKMKAAFTAAGIGTPLVLSNRVNTPEVAEQVLADGCADMVSMARPLLADAHFVRKAAQGRSADIATCIACNQACLDHIFQNRMTSCLVNPRACHETLSELAVRPAAQRRRIAVVGAGPAGLTAATLAAERGHAVDLFDAAPELGGQLNLARRVPGKEEFDELLRYLTRRVVSTGVALQLDRRVQAADLAGYDEVVLATGVLPRDPRIPGQDHPKVLSYLDVLSGRRLPGERVVVVGAGGIGFDVAEFLVAGGHSTTLDAAAWRAEWGVADPALARGGLAADGPQVTPPARQVTLLQRKSGKPGAGLGKTTGWIHRTALKMKQVRMLGGVNYERIGDEGLLITHGPQRENPTWIACDHVVLCAGQVPQRELADALEAQGARVHLIGGAREAGELDAKRAIDEAWRLAVTL from the coding sequence ATGACCCTCGCCACCTACCCCCACCTGCTGCGCCCGCTCGACCTGGGCTTCACGCAACTGAAGAACCGCGTGCTGATGGGCTCGATGCACACCGGGCTGGAGGACGGGCGGGACCTGACGCGGCTGGCGGCCTTCCTGCGCGAGCGGGCCGAGGGCGACGTGGGGCTGATCGTGACGGGTGGATTCTCGCCCAACCTGGTGGGGCAGACCAAGCCCTTCGCCGGCACGCTGGCCACTTCGGCCGCGGCGCGCCGCCACCAGGTGGTCACCCGTGCGGTGCACGAAGCCGGTGGCAAGGTGGCGCTGCAGATCCTGCATGCGGGGCGCTATGCCTACCACCCGCTGGCGGTGGCGCCGTCGCGGCTGAAGTCGCCGATCTCGCCCTTCAAGCCGCTGCCGCTGAGCAGCGCGGGGGTGGAGCGCCAGATCCGCGCCTTCGTCAACTGCGCCTGCAAGGCCCGCGAGGCGGGCTACGACGGCGTGGAGATCATGGGCTCGGAGGGCTACTTCATCAACGAGTTCCTGTCCGCCGCCACCAACCAGCGCCACGACGCCTGGGGCGGCGACTACAGCCAGCGCATGCGCCTGCCGGTGGAGATCGTGCAGCGCACGCGCGAGGCGGTGGGGCCGGACTTCATCCTGATCTTCCGGCTCTCGATGATCGACCTGGTGCCCGGCGGCAACTCCTGGGAGGAGACGGTGCAGCTGGGCACGGCGGTGGCGCGCAGCGGCGCCACGCTGATCAACAGCGGCATCGGCTGGCACGAGGCGCGGGTGCCGACCATCGCCACCAGCGTGCCGCGCGCGGCCTTCGCCTGGGTGACGCAGAAGATGAAGGCGGCCTTCACCGCCGCGGGCATCGGCACGCCGCTGGTGCTGTCCAACCGCGTCAACACGCCGGAGGTGGCCGAGCAGGTGCTGGCCGATGGCTGTGCGGACATGGTGTCGATGGCGCGCCCGCTGCTGGCCGACGCCCACTTCGTGCGCAAGGCGGCGCAGGGCCGCTCGGCGGACATTGCCACCTGCATCGCCTGCAACCAGGCCTGCCTGGACCACATCTTCCAGAACCGGATGACCAGCTGCCTGGTCAACCCGCGCGCCTGCCACGAGACGCTCAGCGAGCTGGCCGTGCGCCCGGCCGCGCAGCGGCGCCGCATCGCGGTGGTGGGCGCCGGGCCGGCCGGGCTGACGGCGGCCACGCTGGCGGCCGAGCGGGGCCATGCGGTGGACCTGTTCGACGCCGCGCCCGAACTGGGCGGGCAGCTCAACCTGGCGCGGCGGGTGCCCGGCAAGGAGGAGTTCGACGAGCTGCTGCGCTACCTGACGCGCCGGGTGGTGTCCACCGGCGTGGCGCTGCAGCTGGACCGCCGTGTGCAGGCCGCGGATCTGGCCGGCTACGACGAGGTGGTGCTGGCCACCGGCGTGCTGCCGCGCGACCCGCGGATCCCGGGCCAGGACCACCCCAAGGTGCTGAGCTACCTGGACGTGCTGAGCGGGCGCCGCCTGCCGGGCGAGCGCGTGGTGGTGGTGGGCGCGGGCGGCATCGGCTTTGACGTGGCGGAGTTCCTGGTCGCGGGCGGGCACTCGACCACGCTGGACGCCGCGGCCTGGCGCGCCGAGTGGGGCGTGGCCGACCCGGCGCTGGCGCGAGGCGGCCTGGCTGCCGACGGCCCGCAGGTCACGCCGCCAGCGCGGCAGGTGACGCTGCTGCAGCGCAAGAGCGGCAAGCCCGGCGCGGGCCTGGGCAAGACCACCGGCTGGATCCACCGCACGGCGCTGAAGATGAAGCAGGTGCGCATGCTCGGTGGGGTGAACTACGAGCGCATCGGCGATGAGGGCCTGCTCATCACCCACGGCCCGCAGCGCGAGAACCCGACCTGGATCGCCTGCGACCACGTGGTGCTCTGCGCCGGCCAGGTGCCGCAGCGCGAGCTGGCCGATGCGCTGGAGGCGCAGGGTGCGCGCGTGCACCTGATCGGCGGCGCGCGCGAGGCGGGCGAGCTGGACGCCAAGCGCGCCATTGACGAGGCCTGGCGGCTGGCGGTGACGCTCTGA
- a CDS encoding branched-chain amino acid ABC transporter permease — translation MKKLPLISGLVIAAILLAAPPFLKNYGIYLFSYWMVFVIATMGLNLTVGYAGQKSLGHAAFFGIGAYSVAILMQAGHSFWLGLALAVIACFVIGLALGFPALRVQTIYLAFATLGFNTAIWLVMRNEEWLTGGTFGINNIGRPSLFGLNLDGPLAYYYFVLGVTVVMGLVQWKLLSSPWGKAFTALRDNPIRAESLGIHIQGYTLLSFAIGAAYAGVAGALFASLVQFIEPAPFTVGASIMMYLMVVVGGPGYFFGPLLGSAVGVLLPEWLRFAQAWYLFIFGAAVILLMLWLPDGLLSIPARLTAKRQAREASAARAAAAAKVGGAQS, via the coding sequence ATGAAGAAACTCCCCCTGATCTCCGGCCTCGTGATCGCAGCGATCCTGCTGGCCGCCCCGCCCTTCCTGAAGAACTACGGCATCTACCTGTTCAGCTACTGGATGGTGTTCGTGATCGCCACGATGGGCCTGAACCTCACCGTCGGCTACGCCGGGCAGAAGAGCCTGGGCCATGCGGCCTTCTTCGGCATCGGCGCCTACAGCGTGGCCATCCTGATGCAGGCCGGCCACAGCTTCTGGCTGGGGCTGGCGCTGGCGGTGATTGCCTGCTTCGTCATCGGCCTGGCGCTGGGCTTCCCGGCGCTGCGGGTGCAGACGATCTACCTGGCCTTCGCCACGCTGGGCTTCAACACCGCCATCTGGCTGGTGATGCGCAACGAGGAATGGCTGACCGGCGGCACCTTCGGCATCAACAACATCGGCCGCCCGAGCCTGTTCGGCCTGAACCTGGATGGCCCGCTGGCCTACTACTACTTCGTGCTGGGCGTGACGGTGGTGATGGGCCTGGTGCAGTGGAAGCTGCTGTCCTCGCCCTGGGGCAAGGCCTTCACCGCGCTGCGCGACAACCCGATCCGCGCCGAGAGCCTGGGCATCCACATCCAGGGCTACACGCTGCTGAGCTTCGCGATCGGCGCGGCCTACGCCGGGGTGGCCGGTGCGCTGTTCGCCTCGCTGGTGCAGTTCATCGAGCCGGCACCCTTCACGGTCGGCGCCTCGATCATGATGTACCTGATGGTGGTGGTCGGCGGCCCGGGTTACTTCTTCGGCCCGCTGCTGGGTTCCGCCGTGGGCGTGCTGCTGCCCGAGTGGCTGCGCTTCGCCCAGGCCTGGTACCTGTTCATCTTCGGTGCCGCGGTGATCCTGCTGATGCTCTGGCTGCCCGACGGCCTGCTGAGCATCCCCGCCCGCCTGACCGCCAAGCGCCAGGCCCGTGAAGCCTCGGCCGCCCGCGCTGCGGCGGCCGCCAAAGTCGGAGGTGCCCAATCATGA
- a CDS encoding IclR family transcriptional regulator domain-containing protein, which yields MSDDEASPSIQARDLIEGLGKGLRVIEAFSEDQPRLTPSQAAELTGLTRTAARRYLLSLVHFGYAATDGKQFWLAPRVLRLGQSYLGAARLPRIAQPFIQQVSAQTGETVNVSVLDGHEVVYVARSSPPRWVSVGYQVGVRVPAHVVTPGPVILSTWSKAALAEWVAAHGFATFTARTVTDPAGFVEEVQRARRQGYWFTTGQLDAVYQGLSLPLIDRKGRCHGAIGMTVIASQYSEEAMLTRLLPPLREAAQALRAVL from the coding sequence GTGAGTGACGACGAAGCCAGCCCGTCCATCCAGGCCCGTGACCTGATCGAGGGCCTGGGCAAGGGCCTGCGTGTGATCGAGGCCTTCAGCGAGGACCAGCCGCGCCTGACGCCCAGCCAGGCCGCCGAGCTGACCGGGCTGACGCGCACCGCCGCCCGGCGCTACCTGCTCAGCTTGGTCCACTTCGGCTACGCCGCCACCGACGGCAAGCAGTTCTGGCTGGCGCCGCGGGTGCTGCGGCTGGGGCAGAGCTACCTGGGGGCGGCGCGGCTGCCGCGCATCGCCCAGCCCTTCATCCAGCAGGTGTCGGCGCAGACCGGCGAGACCGTCAACGTCAGCGTGCTGGATGGTCACGAGGTGGTCTACGTGGCGCGCAGCAGTCCGCCACGCTGGGTGTCGGTGGGCTACCAGGTGGGGGTGCGCGTGCCGGCGCACGTGGTCACGCCCGGGCCGGTGATCCTGTCCACCTGGAGCAAGGCGGCGCTGGCGGAGTGGGTGGCTGCGCATGGCTTCGCCACCTTCACCGCCCGCACCGTGACCGACCCCGCTGGTTTTGTCGAGGAGGTGCAGCGCGCACGCCGGCAGGGCTATTGGTTCACCACCGGCCAGCTCGATGCGGTGTACCAGGGCCTGTCGCTGCCGCTGATCGACCGCAAGGGCCGCTGCCACGGCGCCATCGGCATGACGGTGATCGCCAGCCAGTACAGCGAGGAGGCGATGCTCACCCGCCTGCTGCCGCCGTTGCGCGAGGCGGCGCAGGCCCTGCGTGCGGTGCTCTGA
- a CDS encoding branched-chain amino acid ABC transporter permease has product MTDFLQLVFSGFATGSIYALAALGFTLLWQASGTINFAQGEFVMLPAFMMLAFGAAGLPLPLAFIATCVVAVGVLGWAFKRGIADPLLKHGLMPIVVATIGLAIAARNGIRAGYSAEAHPFPGLFADKLFNVFGVTVTLADVGTLVLALLLVLGTQAFLNKTVTGRAMQAVAQNTESATVLGINVPRMIFYTFAINALLACAAALLITPTYLAKFDMGEGLGNKAFFAAIIGGFNNSRGALLGGILVGVCENLAAAYISPAYKDAVALVIFMAVILFKPQGLLGKKVERKV; this is encoded by the coding sequence ATGACCGATTTCCTCCAACTCGTCTTCTCCGGCTTCGCCACCGGCAGCATCTATGCGCTGGCGGCGCTGGGTTTCACGCTGCTCTGGCAGGCCTCCGGCACGATCAACTTCGCCCAGGGCGAGTTCGTGATGCTGCCGGCCTTCATGATGCTGGCCTTCGGCGCCGCCGGGCTGCCCCTGCCGCTGGCCTTCATCGCCACCTGCGTGGTCGCGGTGGGCGTGCTCGGCTGGGCCTTCAAGCGCGGCATTGCCGACCCGCTGCTCAAGCACGGCCTGATGCCCATCGTGGTGGCCACCATCGGCCTGGCGATCGCCGCGCGCAACGGCATCCGCGCCGGCTACTCGGCCGAGGCGCACCCCTTCCCCGGGCTGTTCGCCGACAAGCTGTTCAACGTCTTCGGCGTCACCGTGACGCTGGCCGACGTCGGCACCCTGGTGCTGGCGCTGCTGCTGGTGCTGGGCACGCAGGCCTTCCTGAACAAGACGGTCACCGGCCGCGCGATGCAGGCCGTGGCGCAGAACACCGAGAGCGCCACCGTGCTGGGCATCAACGTGCCGCGCATGATCTTCTACACCTTCGCGATCAACGCGCTGCTGGCCTGCGCCGCCGCGCTGCTGATCACGCCCACCTACCTCGCCAAGTTCGACATGGGCGAGGGCCTGGGCAACAAGGCCTTCTTCGCCGCAATCATCGGCGGCTTCAACAACAGCCGCGGCGCGCTGCTGGGCGGGATCCTCGTGGGCGTGTGCGAGAACCTCGCCGCCGCCTACATCTCCCCAGCCTACAAGGACGCGGTCGCGCTGGTGATCTTCATGGCCGTGATCCTGTTCAAGCCGCAAGGGCTGCTCGGGAAAAAGGTCGAGCGCAAAGTCTGA
- a CDS encoding ABC transporter ATP-binding protein, which yields MIGPVLKVTDLKKAYGAIQAVGGVSFEVMPGEIFGVIGPNGSGKTTMFNSVLGQITPDAGRIELNGQDITHKSPQQLNQLGVGRTFQTLQVFGKMTVRDNLLVAAQEHQGSMWSRLFAPGDSGLGDRADALIDQFRIRHVAHKKAGELSYGQQKLVDIAMAFMSEPDLVLLDEPCAGVNPSLVGGISSLLKQLNQTRASGKKASSFVVIEHNMDFVMDLCHRILVMVEGKVLAVGTPDEIRANKAVLDAYLGN from the coding sequence ATGATCGGCCCCGTCCTCAAGGTCACTGACCTCAAGAAGGCCTACGGCGCCATCCAGGCCGTCGGCGGTGTCTCGTTCGAGGTGATGCCCGGCGAGATCTTCGGCGTGATCGGCCCGAACGGCTCGGGCAAGACCACGATGTTCAACAGCGTGCTGGGCCAGATCACGCCGGACGCCGGCCGGATCGAGCTCAACGGCCAGGACATCACCCACAAGTCGCCGCAGCAGCTCAACCAGCTCGGCGTGGGCCGCACCTTCCAGACCCTGCAGGTCTTCGGCAAGATGACCGTGCGCGACAACCTGCTGGTGGCCGCGCAGGAACACCAGGGTTCGATGTGGAGCCGCCTGTTCGCCCCCGGCGACTCCGGCCTGGGCGACCGTGCGGACGCGCTGATCGACCAGTTCCGCATCCGCCACGTCGCGCACAAGAAGGCCGGCGAGCTGAGCTACGGCCAGCAGAAGCTGGTGGACATCGCGATGGCCTTCATGAGCGAGCCGGACCTGGTGCTGCTCGACGAGCCCTGCGCCGGCGTCAACCCCAGCCTGGTGGGCGGCATCAGCTCGCTGCTCAAGCAGCTGAACCAGACCCGCGCATCTGGGAAAAAGGCCAGCTCGTTCGTCGTCATCGAGCACAACATGGACTTCGTGATGGACCTGTGCCACCGCATCCTGGTGATGGTCGAGGGCAAGGTGCTGGCCGTCGGCACGCCCGACGAGATCCGCGCCAACAAGGCCGTGCTCGACGCCTATTTGGGGAACTGA